A window of the Branchiostoma floridae strain S238N-H82 chromosome 12, Bfl_VNyyK, whole genome shotgun sequence genome harbors these coding sequences:
- the LOC118427408 gene encoding 2-oxoglutarate-Fe(II) type oxidoreductase ppzD-like isoform X3 yields the protein MDTQEHGPIPINWDADLEDHRTSHIPILDFSSYSLLKGAVDEDELQPLATQLVQAFSTVGFVYLCNHGIPAALVSRTFEIADKFFALPEEVKTKFSRPPDKSHGWVCLERERVTMERPGDLKEAFNVRPPHATEKLWPSQEVPEFEPAALQLYDKCRQLSLRIIELMARGLNIKNMPSLLSMHSMMGTGPNGSLMRTLRYPPVPEHVKDRQIRCGEHTDYGSITLLFQDNIAGLEVQNCEGKYVPAHPIPNTVVVNVGDLMQRWTADKLKSTSHRVLLPETEEERKTARRSIAFFAHPNMDAVITCLDGSNKYPPITAGEYLKQRLTATYDVS from the exons ATGGACACGCAGGAACATGGGCCCATCCCCATCAATTGGGATGCTGATCTAGAGGACCACAGAACCAGCCACATCCCCATCCTAGACTTCTCCTCCTACAGCCTACTGAAGGGAGCTGTGGATGAGGATGAGCTGCAGCCGCTGGCTACACAGCTGGTCCAGGCTTTCTCCACTGTGgggtttgtttacctgtgtaaCCACGGGATACCCGCAGCTCTG GTCTCCAGGACTTTTGAGATAGCAGACAAGTTCTTTGCCTTACCGGAAGAAGTGAAGACGAAGTTCTCCCGACCCCCAGACAAGAGCCATGGATGGGTGTGCTTGGAGAGAGAACG GGTGACCATGGAAAGGCCTGGGGACCTAAAAGAAGCTTTTAATGTGAGGCCTCCACATGCCACAGAAAAG CTGTGGCCGAGTCAGGAGGTGCCAGAGTTCGAGCCGGCGGCCCTGCAGCTGTATGACAAATGTCGTCAGCTCAGTCTCAGGATTATAGAGCTGATGGCCAGGGGACTCAACATTAAG AATATGCCAAGCCTGTTGTCTATGCACAGTATGATGGGTACAGGACCCAACGGGAGCCTGATGCGAACCTTACGATACCCGCCCGTGCCTGAACACGTCAAAGATAGACAGATTAGATGTGGGGAGCACACAGACTATGGCTCCATCACTCTACTGTTTCAGGACAACATAGCTGGGCTAGAG GTGCAAAACTGTGAAGGAAAGTATGTCCCTGCCCACCCCATCCCCAACACTGTGGTGGTGAATGTTGGAGACCTCATGCAACGTTGGACAGCAGACAAGCTAAAGTCTACG AGCCATCGAGTCCTCCTGCCAGAAACAGAAGAAGAGAGGAAAACTGCCCGTCGGTCCATCGCCTTCTTTGCACATCCCAACATGGATGCTGTGATCACGTGTCTGGATGGATCCAACAAGTATCCACCAATCACTGCAGGAGAATACCTAAAACAGAGGCTAACAGCAACATATGATGTCAGCTAA
- the LOC118427408 gene encoding 2-oxoglutarate-Fe(II) type oxidoreductase ppzD-like isoform X4: MDTQEHGPIPINWDADLEDHRTSHIPILDFSSYSLLKGAVDEDELQPLATQLVQAFSTVGFVYLCNHGIPAALVSRTFEIADKFFALPEEVKTKFSRPPDKSHGWVCLERERVTMERPGDLKEAFNVRPPHATEKLWPSQEVPEFEPAALQLYDKCRQLSLRIIELMARGLNIKNMPSLLSMHSMMGTGPNGSLMRTLRYPPVPEHVKDRQIRCGEHTDYGSITLLFQDNIAGLESHRVLLPETEEERKTARRSIAFFAHPNMDAVITCLDGSNKYPPITAGEYLKQRLTATYDVS, from the exons ATGGACACGCAGGAACATGGGCCCATCCCCATCAATTGGGATGCTGATCTAGAGGACCACAGAACCAGCCACATCCCCATCCTAGACTTCTCCTCCTACAGCCTACTGAAGGGAGCTGTGGATGAGGATGAGCTGCAGCCGCTGGCTACACAGCTGGTCCAGGCTTTCTCCACTGTGgggtttgtttacctgtgtaaCCACGGGATACCCGCAGCTCTG GTCTCCAGGACTTTTGAGATAGCAGACAAGTTCTTTGCCTTACCGGAAGAAGTGAAGACGAAGTTCTCCCGACCCCCAGACAAGAGCCATGGATGGGTGTGCTTGGAGAGAGAACG GGTGACCATGGAAAGGCCTGGGGACCTAAAAGAAGCTTTTAATGTGAGGCCTCCACATGCCACAGAAAAG CTGTGGCCGAGTCAGGAGGTGCCAGAGTTCGAGCCGGCGGCCCTGCAGCTGTATGACAAATGTCGTCAGCTCAGTCTCAGGATTATAGAGCTGATGGCCAGGGGACTCAACATTAAG AATATGCCAAGCCTGTTGTCTATGCACAGTATGATGGGTACAGGACCCAACGGGAGCCTGATGCGAACCTTACGATACCCGCCCGTGCCTGAACACGTCAAAGATAGACAGATTAGATGTGGGGAGCACACAGACTATGGCTCCATCACTCTACTGTTTCAGGACAACATAGCTGGGCTAGAG AGCCATCGAGTCCTCCTGCCAGAAACAGAAGAAGAGAGGAAAACTGCCCGTCGGTCCATCGCCTTCTTTGCACATCCCAACATGGATGCTGTGATCACGTGTCTGGATGGATCCAACAAGTATCCACCAATCACTGCAGGAGAATACCTAAAACAGAGGCTAACAGCAACATATGATGTCAGCTAA